TCTAAAAAGGCTCATACAGAGTGAACAAATGGAGATACCCGTCTATACCCAGCTTGCCCAGACCGCGCCAAGTTCCTGCCTCAGGCAAATGTTTGCCCAATCGGCTGCGGAGGAAGCCATGAAGGTGCAAAGATTATGTGCACTGGCAGGAGAGTTCGGCTGTGCCCCTATCGTTCCGGGAATGGGCGGTCCGGGTCACATGGTAAATCCCCCCGGCGGCCCGCCGCTGTTTTATGGCGAAGGAGAACAAACTGACAAAAAATAGACATGAGTAAAGGAGGTTTAAAAAATCATGCAGGAAAACCTGTTTATGGATCAGATATGCCAACTGCTTAACGTGGAACTCCGGCAAATCTGCATGGCGGCACAGCTGGCCATGGTAGCTCCAAACGAGTTGGCAAGAAAAAAGCTGCTGCGCTTTATGAGCGGTGAACTGCAAGAAGCTATGGTTTACCATAATATACTTTGTGCATACAGTGATATGTGTACGCCGGTATCCCCCGGCATGCCCTGCCCCAGCATGGGACCCGGTATGGGCATGGGTCCTGGCGTGCCCTGCCCTGATATGGGCATGGGACCCGGCGTTCCCTGCCCTGGCGTTGGCGTAGGGCCGATCCCCGGCGTTCCCTGCCCTGGCGTTGGCGTAGGGCCGATCCCCGGCGTTCCCTGCCCTGGCGTTGGCGTAGGCCCGATCCCCGGTATTCTTCCACCGGCCGGCCCCGGAGCAACCTTACCCCCATGGGTACCCATTTCCCCGCCAGGCATTGCTCCCGGTTTATCTCCAGGTATATATCCAGGCGTTCCTTACGCGGAAAAGGAAAAGGAAAAGAAAGAAGAAAAATAGCGCCGAATGAAACAAGAATTGTTTTAGTATGCCGGCCACTGCATGGATCAGCAAAGTCGCCTTCAGGGCGACTTTGACTTCTTTATACGGGCGCAGTTGTTTTATTTACTCGCCGCCAACCGCTGCCTGGCTTCGGCGATGGCTTCCCGCACGGCTTCCAAGGCGGGACCGCCCGGCACCCGCCGGGCATCCACACACCTTTTGAGGCTGATGGCGTCATACACGCCCTCCTCCACCAGAGTGGAAAATTTACTGTAATCATCAAGGCTTAACTGGTCAAGGGTAATTTTCTGCTGCAAACAGTGAAACACAAGTTTGCCCGCTACCTCGTGGGCTTCCCGGAAAGGCAATCCCCGGCGCACCAGGTAATCGGCCAGGTCGGTGGCATTGGTAAAACCCTTGCTTGCCGCGGCTTGCATATTATCCTCTTTGACCCGCATGGTTTCAAGCATGGGCCTGAAAACCAGGAGGCATTTTTTGACGGTGTCCACCGCGTCGAACAGAGCCTCTTTATCCTCCTGCATGTCTTTGTTGTAGGCCAGGGGCAGCCCTTTCAGCATGGTCAGCAAAGCCTGCAGGTTCCCAAACACCCGCCCGGATTTGCCCCGGATCAGCTCCGCAACATCCGGGTTCTTTTTCTGGGGCATCATGCTGCTGCCGGTACTGAACGCGTCATCCAGTTCAATAAAGGCGAATTCAGCTGAGGCCCAGAGTATAATCTCCTCACAAAAACGGCTCAAGTGTACCATCACCAGGGACGCGGCCGCGGTAAACTCAACCGCGAAGTCACGGTCGCTGACGGCGTCCAGGCTGTTCTGGGTGATGGCCGCAAAGCCGAGCTGTTCAGCCACATATTGCCGGTCGAGCGGAAAAGTGGTCCCGGCCAGGGCTCCTGCGCCCAGGGGCATTACGTCGGCTCTGCGGCGGCAGTCGGCCAGCCGGCCCTCGTCCCGGCCAAACATCTGGCAGTAGGCCAGGAGGTGATGGGCCAGGGTAACGGGCTGGGCGCGCTGCAGGTGGGTGTAGCCCGGCATTAAGGCGCCCAGGTGCCTTTCAGCCAGGTCCAGCAGGGCTTCCTGCAGCTGGCGCAACAACCCGCTGACCTGGTCGATCTCGTCCTTGAGGTACATCCGGATGTCCAGCGCCACCTGGTCGTTTCTGCTGCGGGCGGTATGCAGCTTTTTGCCAAGGTCGCCGATTTTGGCCGTCAAGAGCTGCTCAACGTTCATGTGGATATCCTCGGCCTCAACCGAAAACTCCACCTGGCCGGCTTTTATTTCAGCAAGCACCTCTTCCAGCCCGCGTACAATCGCGCCGGCCTCCTCTTCAGTAATAATGCCGCACCTGCCGAGCATCCGGGCGTGGGCTATGCTGCCCTTGATATCATATTGATAAAGCCTCTGGTCAAACGAAATAGATGAATGAAAATCCTCTACCAGGTGGTCGGTCTCCTTCTGGAAACGACCTCCCCAAAGTTTGGTCATATACCGCGCTCCTTCTAGAAAAACATAAAAGGTGGTCTACCTTTGAGCATGTTTAACACTACAAAGACAGGAATGACAAAAACAGCTATGGTAAGCACGAGAATAAAAATCTTTAAGCCTTTGTTGTTGCGGTAAGGATGGTCCTCCGTGAACTCGCGGCCTTCAATTCTCTCCTGTTCTTCCATTCTTTTTCACCTCAATGTAAGTTTTTATCTAATTTTAACATGTCCTGGCCTTTATGCAACTATAAACAAAAATAAGAAAGAGGAAGGCCATTTCACTCACCTACCTCCTCTTACTTTTGGCTAACCGGGATTTCGCGGCCGGCATTGCCCTGCCGGGTGTCTTCCTCCAACAGCTCCAGGCCTATACCGGCCAGGATTTCGTTGATTAACTCACCTGTCATCACTTTCCTCCTTCCGCAAATATTTGGAGCACTTCAACGGAATGCATTCATCATAACACCTAAATATTGGAAAGTCAATGATATCTATTTGTACCGGGTGCGGTAGATAAAATTTTTGCTGCCGCATTTCTTACACTGGCAGCCCTTGGTCTGCAGTTCCCAAATCTCATCATTGGTCAAATCGCCCCGGCGCGTCAGGTCTACCGTAACGCTCTCCACATCATGCCTGTTTTCACATACGAAGGTCACAGTCAGCTTCCTCAATTAGATTACCTCTTGTCACTACATTACCTCATATAATCATATACCAAAATCCTCCTCCTTAAAAGTACAGAAATTAATTATATTGTATACGAAGCAGTCCAAGAGACAACCATGGCAATGTTAAGCCAAGCTTAAATTCGGGTTAAGGAAAAGGTGATTGTAGAATGATTCGCGATAAAGCCTTTGGGAGCACACCGGGACGGTTCTCGTGTGCTTATCCGGAGGTTACAATTTTCTCTGTCAAATGTTCTCAAAAAGCCTCTGGGGCAGTGGGTACGGGGTTTTCCTCCGCTCTCTTCGCAATTCTACATTTGTGCAACAAGAACGTCATGCCGACCGCATCTACAGACAGCCATCCGGCAGCTACGCGCTATTCAAGCTTTTCTGCATGCAACGCACACGCTAAGGAACGCATCCAGGCGCAGGCTGATACTGCATTTCTTACCGGTCAGTCGTAGGGCGTAGGCTTATACTGACTTGTATCTGGGTCAGGCGTAGGGCGTAAGGTTATTAAAAAAGGTAGGGGGATGATCCCTTGCTATTATGTTTTACGCCTTACGGCCTACGGCTAATTTTAACCCCAGACCTGCAAAGTCGGGTCATTTCGAACATACTTTTTGAGATAGGCGTGACAGAGAAAGTTGGCGCCGTTTTGGGCGGCGCCAACTGTTAACTGAACCAATTTTCGGTTGTAACAGTATGACATTAAGTTCAGGGCCTACCTTAAGCCCGCCTTCTGCTCCATCATGGCGCGGACTTTCAAGGGCAGGCCGAACAGGTTGATGAAGCCTTCCGCATCCCGCTGGTTGTAAATTTCGTCGCGGCTGAAGGTGGAAAGCTCCTGGTCGTAGAGAGAGTAGGGAGACCTGGCGCCGGCCGGCGAGCAGTTCCCTTTATACAGCTTCATCACCACGGTACCGGTGACCGTCCGCTGGGTGCTGTCTACAAAGGCATCCAGGGCTTCCCTGAGCGGGGCGAACCATACCCCGTCGTAAACCAGCTCGGCGTAACGTAAAGCGACACCTTCCTTGAAGTGCAGGGTCGCCCGGTCCAGTGTCAGAAGCTCCATTTCGCGGTGGGCTGCAAAAAGCACCGTACCAGCCGGGGTTTCATAAATACCGCGCGACTTCATCCCCACCAGGCGATTTTCCACCATGTCGACGATACCCACGCCGTTGGCCCCGGCAACTGCGTTCAGCTTCTGGATCAGGGCTGCGGGGTCGAGAGTCTCCCCGTCCAACTTGACGGGAATCCCCTGCTCAAAATCGAGCGTGACGTAGGTTGGCTTATCCGGCGCTTTATGGGGCGGCGTAATCAGGACCAGCATATCGTCCTGCGGCTCGTTCCAGGGATCCTCCAGGTCCGCCCCCTCGTGACTTAAGTGCCACAGGTTGCGGTCCATGCTGTAGGGGCGGGCTTTGGTGACCGGGACTGGGATGCCCCTGGCGCCGGCATAGTCGACAGCGTCTTCCCTGGAACGGATATCCCATTCCCGCCAGGGCGCGATCACCTTCAAATCGGGAGCCAATGCCTTCACCGCCAGCTCGAAGCGGACCTGGTCGTTGCCCTTGCCGGTGGCGCCGTGGGCTATGGCCTCGGCCCCCTCCTTCCTGGCGATTTCAACGAGTTTTTTGGCTATCAGCGGCCGGGCCATGGAAGTCCCCAGCAGGTACTTGCCCTCGTATACCGCGCCCGCCTTTAAGGTGGGGTAAATATAGTCCTCGACGAACTCCCGCTGCACATCCTCGATGTATATCTTACTGGCTCCGGTTTTAACGGCTTTCTCGCGCAATGGGGCAAGCTCTTCCCCCTGGCCGAGGTCGGCAGCCATGGCAATAACCTCGTAGCCATAGTTCTCCTTTAACCACGGTATGATGATGGACGTATCCAGGCCCCCCGAATAGGCCAGCACTACTTTAGGCATTCAAACAACATCTCCTTATCCTTTTAAAATTAAACTTATTGCAATGGTTCTCGAAAAGCCCCCGGGGTAGTTGGTCCGGGGTTATCCGGAGCGAGCGGAGGATAACCCCGGACCCGCAAGTCAAGCCTTTTCGTGCAAGTGCGATCGCGCCCACATTGCCAGGTTGCTTTTCTGCTGGTTTCGCGTCGAGCAGGACAGATGTCTTTAGAGCAGGGCTGCCAGCACCGCTTTCTGAACATGCAGGCGGTTTTCAGCCTCGTCCCAGACGACCGAGTGAGATCCGTCAATAACTTCCTCCACAACCTCTTCGCCCCGGTGGGCCGGCAGGCAATGGAGGAAAATATAGTCGGGCTTGGCGTGCGCAACCAGCTTCCGGTTGACCTGATAGGGCGCAAAGACTGCAACGCGTTCGGCCTTTTCAACCTCTTGCCCCATGCTGGCCCAAACATCGGTCACCACTACGTCCGCCCCGGACACCGCTTCAACCGGGTCAGTGGTTATTCTAACCGCGGCCCCGGCCGACAGGGCGTCCTGTCTGGCCTGGTTTACGATTTGCTCCTGCGGCCAGTAATCTTTGGGAGAAGC
This region of Pelotomaculum schinkii genomic DNA includes:
- the argH gene encoding argininosuccinate lyase, producing MTKLWGGRFQKETDHLVEDFHSSISFDQRLYQYDIKGSIAHARMLGRCGIITEEEAGAIVRGLEEVLAEIKAGQVEFSVEAEDIHMNVEQLLTAKIGDLGKKLHTARSRNDQVALDIRMYLKDEIDQVSGLLRQLQEALLDLAERHLGALMPGYTHLQRAQPVTLAHHLLAYCQMFGRDEGRLADCRRRADVMPLGAGALAGTTFPLDRQYVAEQLGFAAITQNSLDAVSDRDFAVEFTAAASLVMVHLSRFCEEIILWASAEFAFIELDDAFSTGSSMMPQKKNPDVAELIRGKSGRVFGNLQALLTMLKGLPLAYNKDMQEDKEALFDAVDTVKKCLLVFRPMLETMRVKEDNMQAAASKGFTNATDLADYLVRRGLPFREAHEVAGKLVFHCLQQKITLDQLSLDDYSKFSTLVEEGVYDAISLKRCVDARRVPGGPALEAVREAIAEARQRLAASK
- a CDS encoding argininosuccinate synthase, giving the protein MPKVVLAYSGGLDTSIIIPWLKENYGYEVIAMAADLGQGEELAPLREKAVKTGASKIYIEDVQREFVEDYIYPTLKAGAVYEGKYLLGTSMARPLIAKKLVEIARKEGAEAIAHGATGKGNDQVRFELAVKALAPDLKVIAPWREWDIRSREDAVDYAGARGIPVPVTKARPYSMDRNLWHLSHEGADLEDPWNEPQDDMLVLITPPHKAPDKPTYVTLDFEQGIPVKLDGETLDPAALIQKLNAVAGANGVGIVDMVENRLVGMKSRGIYETPAGTVLFAAHREMELLTLDRATLHFKEGVALRYAELVYDGVWFAPLREALDAFVDSTQRTVTGTVVMKLYKGNCSPAGARSPYSLYDQELSTFSRDEIYNQRDAEGFINLFGLPLKVRAMMEQKAGLR